In Oncorhynchus clarkii lewisi isolate Uvic-CL-2024 unplaced genomic scaffold, UVic_Ocla_1.0 unplaced_contig_3050_pilon_pilon, whole genome shotgun sequence, a single genomic region encodes these proteins:
- the LOC139394297 gene encoding uncharacterized protein isoform X1, producing the protein MEGAATRTVITSTSSSTDNFSTSTLVYDRQFLRTASGLLVFAEIATSCMARHDSNTIIKFADDTTVVGLITDNDETAYREKIRDLVMWCQDNNLSLNVIKTKQIIVDYRKRRTEHVPILIDGAVVEKVESFKFLGVHIANKITWSKHTKTVVKRARQSLFPLRKLKIFGMGPEIVKRFYSCTIESILTGCITAWYGTCSASDRKALQKLVRIAQYITGAKLPATQDLYIRR; encoded by the exons ATGGAAGGAGCAGCGACGCGCACTGTGATAACGTCTACAAGCAGCAGCACGGACAACTTTTCCACCTCCACTCTGGTTTACGACAGGCAGTTTCTTCGCACTGCTTCGGGGCTCCTCGTTTTCGCAGAAATA GCTACTtcctgcatggccaggcatgactccaacaccatcattaagtttgctgatgacacaacagtggtaggcctgatcaccgacaacgatgagacagcctatagggagaagatcagagacctggtcatgtggtgccaggacaacaacctctccctcaacgtgatcaagacgaagcagataattgtggactacaggaaaaggaggaccgagcacgtccccattctcatcgatggggctgtagtggaaaaggttgagagcttcaagttccttggtgtccacatcgccaacaaaataacatggtccaagcacaccaagacagtcgtgaagagggcacgacaaagcctattccccctcaggaaactaaaaatatttggcatgggtcctgagatcgtcaaaaggttctatagctgcaccatcgagagcatccttactggttgcatcactgcctggtatggaacctgctcggcctccgaccgcaaggcactacagaagttAGTGCgtatagcccagtacatcactggggccaagcttcctgccacccaggacctctatatcaggcggtga
- the LOC139394297 gene encoding CKLF-like MARVEL transmembrane domain-containing protein 8 isoform X2 — protein sequence MEGAATRTVITSTSSSTDNFSTSTLVYDRQFLRTASGLLVFAEIVFGLLVWMLIAGTEYFRVSAFGWVMFVAILYWVLTVIFLIIYLTMAYNRIPQVPWTTVGLFFNSSATVMYVVAAAVDAASISHAVKGRHNYNCWVASTFFAFLVTLCYAGSTYLSFKFWRSRDEEQ from the exons ATGGAAGGAGCAGCGACGCGCACTGTGATAACGTCTACAAGCAGCAGCACGGACAACTTTTCCACCTCCACTCTGGTTTACGACAGGCAGTTTCTTCGCACTGCTTCGGGGCTCCTCGTTTTCGCAGAAATA GTGTTTGGTCTGCTGGTATGGATGCTGATAGCAGGGACGGAATACTTCCGTGTGTCTGCCTTTGGGTGGGTCATGTTTGTGGCCATCTTGTACTGGGTCCTGACGGTCATCTTCCTCATCATCTACCTGACCATGGCTTACAACAGGATCCCTCAGGTCCCCTGGACAACTGTG GGTCTGTTCTTCAACAGTAGTGCTACAGTGATGTATGTGGTGGCAGCAGCAGTGGACGCAGCCTCAATCAGCCATGCTGTTAAGGGACGCCATAACTACAACTGCTGGGTAGCATCCACA TTCTTTGCCTTCCTGGTCACGCTCTGCTATGCAGGAAGTACATATTTAAGTTTTAAATTCTGGCGCTCGAGGGATGAGGAACAATAA